The following coding sequences are from one Cygnus atratus isolate AKBS03 ecotype Queensland, Australia chromosome 15, CAtr_DNAZoo_HiC_assembly, whole genome shotgun sequence window:
- the RBBP6 gene encoding E3 ubiquitin-protein ligase RBBP6 isoform X4 gives MSCVHYKFSSKLNYDTVTFDGLHISLCDLKRQIMAREKLKAADCDLQITNAQTKEEYTDDNALIPKNSSVIVRRIPIGGVKATSKTYVISRTEPVSGTSKAIDDSSASISLAQLTKTANLAEANASEEDKIKAMMSQSGHEYDPINYMKKPLGPPPPSYTCFRCGKPGHYIKNCPTNGDKNFESVPRIKKSTGIPRSFMMEVKDPNTKGAMLTNTGKYAIPTIDAEAYAIGKKEKPPFLPEDPSSSSEEDDPIPDELLCLICKDIMTDAVVIPCCGNSYCDECIRTALLESEEHTCPTCHQTDVSPDALIANKFLRQAVNNFKNETGYTKRLRKIQQQQQQQPPPPPPPPPLMRQTITRNLQPLMRPTISRQQDPLMIPLASLSSHSAALAPGQPVAAALPVNPSSVIVSDLPPAVSLSLRAEKPDGPFHDADAVIPPALMTAAELSKSSPLSISSLLEEKGYQVPVLRQPALQSLLGPQGQSIPTTGHPMRAGTIRSAGGRPGWELSSNRGRPHSERTQRTQAPTLPASAPVFVPVPPPPLYPPPPHALPLPPGVPPPQFPPQFPPGQPPSAGYTVPPPGYPPAPANMSSAWVPTAVPTAHSNTIPTTQAPPLSREEFYREQRRLKEESKSPYSASSYSRSSYTYSKSRSGSSRSRSYSRSFSRSHSRSYSRSPPYPRRGKGKSRNYRSRSRSHGYHRSRSRSPPYRRYHSRSRSPVFRGQSPTKRTIPQGEGEREYFNRYREVPPYDIKAYYGRSVDFRDPFEKERYREWERNYREWYEKFYKGYAVGAQPRPPVNRENFSPDRFGPPGTRRENSPYARGRREDYAGGQSHRNRNIAGNYPEKLSGRESHGIKDPTKSKEKEVENPLGDGKGNKHKKHRKRRKGDENEGFPTAELLDSARKPREPGTAEDVKTDSLFMLPSRDDATPVRDEPMEADSIAFKPVSEKEKKEKDKPKAKIDKAKRKAEVAAPPKKDNIIKPAKASQEKVDTDREKSPRIEPPVKKVKEELPKADSVKTSSSQKDEKATGTPRKVHPKVTKDHPETRPAKEEKTKKDHTKEIKSEKPSNKEDKSKKTVEKGKPSDAKAEKRKRKADEKVDKEHEATSIKASKPESAESKTSPKGKTEPDGEKGERTPEKDKSAFLTTPAKKIKLNRETGKKIVSGENVPPVKEPVEKAEPSSSKVKQEKVKGKARRKVTAADGSGSTLVDYTSTSSTGGSPVRKSEEKPDTKRTVIKTMEEYNNDITAPAEDVIIMIQVPQSKWDKDDFESEEEDIKSTQPPSNIGKPASVVKNVSSKPSNPVKHNEKETEPLEKTQKTTKELSYESSQHDAKSSKSSMSNEKGKTKERDHSLSDKDASEKRKSSVQPEKDHSERATEQGNGKNISQSSKDGRSSDKHDSGRGSTAKDFTPNRDKKSDHDSNREHSSSKRRDEKSELARRKDSPSRNRESTSGQKSKPRDERAECSKKGTGDSKRSSYSPLRDRKQSDHKTTHDSKRSLEEHKPLDKNSGKEKEKEKEKEKEKEKEKEKEKEKEKEKEKEKEKEREKEKEKEKEREKEKEKEKEREKEKEKEKEREKEKEKEKEREKEKEKEKEREKEKEKEKEREKEKEKEKEREKEKEKEREKEKEKEREKEKEKEREKEKEKEREKEKEKEKEKEKEREKEKEKEREKEKEKEREKEKEKEKEKEKEKEREKEKEKEKEKEEKEKEKDKHMSEIKSNKEKELGCNKPPLRQESPDAKNEKENMTGQNDKTGVKPKPQVSNPSRLSSDPTRETDEAAFVPDYNESDSESNVSAKDEETVGKNSKELKEKAVDKVKEDTAAPATVDQPEAGRSQSQSSPSVSRSRSQSPSESQTRSHSSSASSGESQDSKKKKKKKEKKKHKKHKKHKKHKKHTGNESELEKSQKHKHKKKKSKKSKDKEKDDQKVKSVTI, from the exons ATGTCGTGCGTGCACTACAAGTTCTCGTCCAAGCTCAACTATGACACGGTCACCTTCGACGGCCTCCACATCTCCCTGTGCGACCTCAAGCGCCAGATCATGGCCCGCGAGAAGCTGAAGGCGGCCGACTGCGACCTGCAGATCACCAACGCCCAGACCAAAGAAG aatacaCAGACGATAATGCCCTGATTCCTAAGAACTCGTCAGTAATTGTTAGAAGAATCCCTATTGGAGGAGTTAAAGCTACCAGCAAAACATACGTTAT aaGTCGAACTGAACCAGTGAGTGGAACATCAAAAGCA ATTGATGACTCTTCTGCATCTATTTCTCTGGCCCAGCTTACtaag ACTGCCAATCTGGCTGAAGCCAATGCTTCcgaagaagataaaataaaagctatgaTGTCACAGTCTGGCCATGAATATGATCCAATCAA TTACATGAAGAAACCCTTGGGTCCACCTCCACCATCATATACTTGCTTTCGTTGTGGAAAACCTGGCCACTATATCAAGAACTGCCCAACAAATGGG GACAAAAATTTTGAGTCTGTTCCCAGGATTAAAAAGAGCACAGGAATTCCCAGAAGTTTCATGATGGAAGTGAAAGATCCTAACACAAAGGGTGCTATGCTaacaaacactggaaaatatgcAATACCAACAATTGATGC GGAAGCTTATGCtataggaaagaaagagaagcctCCTTTCTTGCCAGAGgatccatcctcctcctctgaagAAGATGATCCTATTCCAGATGAGTTGTTGTGTCTGATTTGTAAAGATATAATGACAGATGCGGTTGTTATTCCCTGCTGTGGAAACAGTTACTGTGATGAAT GTATCAGAACAGCATTACTGGAATCTGAGGAACATACATGCCCAACATGTCATCAAACAGATGTGTCTCCTGATGCTTTAATTGCCAACAAGTTCTTACGCCAG GCTGTGAACAACTTCAAAAATGAAACTGGCTACACCAAAAGACTCCGTAAGATtcagcagcaacaacagcagcagccaccaccaccaccacctccaccaccactGATGAGACAAACAATAACACGCAACCTGCAGCCTCTAATGAGGCCAACAATTTCCAGACAGCAAGATCCACTAATGATTCCATTAGCTTCTCTGTCTTCTCATTCTGCTGCTTTGGCCCCTGGTCAGCCCGTGGCAGCTGCGCTGCCAGTAAATCCATCTTCTGTCATTGTCTCTGATCTTCCTCCAGCCGTGTCCCTGTCTCTCCGCGCTGAAAAGCCAGATGGACCTTTTCA tgacGCAGATGCTGTTATACCTCCTGCTCTGATGACCGCCGCTGAACTTTCTAAATCTTCCCCTCTGTCAATCAGCAGTTTGTTGGAAGAAAAg GGTTATCAGGTTCCTGTACTAAGACAACCAGCATTACAAAGTCTTCTGGGCCCACAAGGACAATCAATACCCACAACTG GTCATCCCATGAGAGCCGGTACAATTCGCTCGGCAGGCGGCAGGCCAGGTTGGGAACT AAGTTCAAATCGAGGACGCCCGCATAGTGAACGTACACAAAGGACTCAGGCCCCAACACTGCCAGCATCAGCACCAGTCTTTGTGCCTGTGCCTCCACCTCCCTTGTATCCTCCACCTCCCCATGCACTTCCTCTTCCACCGGGGGTACCACCACCACAGTTTCCTCCTCAGTTTCCACCTGGTCAGCCTCCATCAGCTGGGTACACTGTCCCCCCTCCAGGATAtcccccagctcctgcaaacATGTCATCAGCTTGGGTACCAACAGCAGTACCAACGGCTCATTCAAATACCATCCCAACGACACAAGCACCTCCTTTATCTAGGGAGGAGTTTTACAGAGAACAACGGAGACTTAAAGAGGA gtccAAGTCTCCCTATAGTGCTTCATCTTACTCTAGAAGTTCATATACCTACTCCAAGTCAAGATCAGGTTCTTCCCGCTCCCGCTCCTACTCTCGATCATTTAGTCGTTCCCATTCTCGTTCCTACTCGCGATCTCCTCCGTATCCAAGAAGAGGCAAAGGGAAGAGTCGTAACTATCGTTCTAGGTCAAGGTCACATGGTTATCACCGTTCAAGGTCAAGGTCACCTCCATACAGAAGATACCATTCTCGATCAAGGTCTCCAGTATTTAGAGGCCAGTCTCCCACTAAACGGACTATACCacaaggggaaggagaaagggagtATTTTAACAGATACAGAGAAGTTCCACCATATGATATAAAAGCTTACTATGGCAGATCTGTTGACTTTAGAGAtccttttgaaaaggaaagatacAGAGAATGGGAAAGGAACTATAGAGAATGGTATGAAAAGTTCTACAAGGGCTATGCTGTTGGTGCTCAACCTCGACCTCCAGTAAATAGAGAGAACTTTTCTCCGGATAGGTTTGGTCCACCTGGAACCAGACGAGAGAATTCACCATATGCTCGGGGACGTAGGGAGGATTATGCTGGTGGGCAGAGCCATAGAAATCGTAATATAGCTGGAAATTACCCTGAAAAACTTTCTGGAAGAGAGAGCCATGGTATAAAAGATCCtacaaaatcaaaagaaaaggaggttgAAAATCCATTGGGAGACggcaaaggaaataaacataaaaaacaccggaagaggagaaaaggggatGAGAATGAAGGTTTTCCCACTGCTGAGTTGTTAGACAGTGCAAGAAAACCAAGAGAACCAGGTACAGCAGAAGATGTTAAAACAGACTCTCTGTTCATGCTCCCAAGTAGAGATGATGCCACACCTGTGAGAGATGAACCTATGGAAGCAGATTCTATTGCTTTCAAACCAGTgtctgaaaaggagaaaaaagagaaggataagccaaaagcaaaaatagacAAGGCAAAACGGAAAGCAGAAGTGGCTGCTCCTCCTAAAAAAGACAATATAATAAAACCAGCTAAAGCTTCCCAAGAGAAGGTGGACACCGATCGTGAAAAATCGCCTCGAATAGAACCTCCTgtgaaaaaagtgaaggaagagTTGCCAAAGGCAGACAGTGTTAAAACGTCTTCCTCTCAAAAGGATGAGAAGGCTACTGGTACACCACGGAAAGTTCATCCAAAAGTGACAAAGGATCACCCGGAAACCAGACCAgccaaggaagaaaagacaaagaaggaCCATACAAAGGAAATCAAGTCAGAGAAACCCTCCAACAAAGAGGACAAGTcaaaaaaaactgttgaaaaagGCAAACCTTCTGatgcaaaagctgaaaaaagaaaaagaaaagccgATGAAAAGGTTGATAAAGAACACGAAGCAACTTCGATAAAGGCCTCTAAACCAGAAAGTGCTGAATCAAAAACATCACCAAAGGGAAAAACTGAACCTGATggtgaaaaaggagagagaactCCAGAAAAGgataaatctgcttttcttaCCACTCCTGCAAAAAAGATTAAACTTAACCGAGAAACTGGCAAAAAGATTGTGAGTGGAGAAAATGTGCCACCCGTGAAAGAACCTGTTGAGAAAGCTgagccaagcagcagcaaagttaaacaagaaaaagtgaaaggaaaagcgAGAAGAAAAGTAACAGCAGCTGATGGATCTGGTTCAACTCTTGTAGATTATACCAG tacAAGTTCTACTGGAGGAAGCCCTGTTAGAAAGTCTGAAGAGAAGCCAGATACAAAACGAACTGTCATCAAGACAATGGAGGAGTATAATAATGATATAACTGCTCCTGCTGAAGATGTCATTATTATGATCCAGGTTCCTCAGTCAAAGTGGGATAAGGATGACTTTGAGTCTGAAGAGGAAGACATTAAATCTACCCAGCCTCCTTCAAACATAGGAAAACCTGCTAGTGTTGTAAAAAATGTGAGTAGTAAGCCTTCAAATCCTGTAAAACACAACGAAAAAGAGACTGAGCCTttggagaaaacacagaaaactacaAAAGAGTTGAGTTATGAAAGCTCCCAGCATGATGCAAAAAGTTCAAAAAGTTCGATGTcaaatgaaaaagggaaaaccaaAGAGCGAGATCATTCTCTGTCAGACAAGGATGCttctgagaagagaaagagcagTGTTCAGCCAGAAAAAGACCACTCAGAACGTGCAACTGaacaaggaaatggaaaaaatatttctcaatcTTCCAAAGACGGTAGATCTTCAGACAAACATGATTCTGGCCGTGGATCCACTGCTAAAGACTTTACTCCTAACCGAGACAAAAAATCTGACCATGATAGCAACAGAGAGCATTCTAGTTCCAAGCGTAGAGATGAAAAAAGTGAATTAGCAAGGAGAAAAGACTCCCCTTCTCGAAACAGAGAATCTACATCAGGACAAAAAAGTAAACCAAGAGATGAACGAGCAGAGTGCTCCAAAAAGGGCACTGGAGATTCCAAAAGGAGCAGCTACAGTCCTCTACGTGACCGAAAGCAGTCAGATCACAAAACTACTCATGATTCCAAGCGTTCATTAGAGGAGCACAAACCTCTAGATAAAAattcagggaaggaaaaggagaaggagaaagaaaaggagaaggagaaggaaaaggaaaaggagaaagaaaaggagaaggagaaggagaaggagaaagaaaaggaaaaggagagggagaaggagaaagaaaaggaaaaggagagggagaaggagaaagaaaaggaaaaggagagggagaaggagaaagaaaaggaaaaggagagggagaaggagaaagaaaaggaaaaggagagggagaaggagaaagaaaaggaaaaggagagggagaaggagaaagaaaaggaaaaggagagggagaaggagaaagaaaaggagaaggagagggagaaagaaaaggagaaggagagggagaaagaaaaggagaaggagagggagaaagaaaaggagaaggagagggagaaagaaaaggagaaggagagggagaaagaaaaggagaaggagaaagaaaaggagaaggagagggagaaagaaaaggagaaggagagggagaaagaaaaggagaaggagagggagaaagaaaaggagaaggagaaggaaaaggagaaggagaaggagagggagaaggaaaaggagaaggagaaggagaaggaggagaaagaaaaggagaaggacaAGCACATGTCTGAAATAAAgagcaataaagaaaaagagttgGGTTGCAATAAGCCACCTTTGAGACAAGAATCACCAGAtgcaaaaaatgagaaagaaaacatgactgGACAAAACGATAAAACTGGTGTCAAGCCTAAGCCTCAGGTGAGCAACCCCTCACGGCTGTCTTCTGATCCAACTCGAGAAACTGATGAGGCTGCATTTGTACCAGACTACAATGAAAGTGACAGTGAAAGTAATGTATCTGCAAAAGATGAGgaaactgtaggaaaaaattctaaagaattgaaagaaaaagctgttgatAAGGTTAAAGAGGATACAGCAGCACCTGCCACAGTTGACCAGCCTGAAGCAGGCAGAAGTCAAAGTCAAAGCAGCCCCAGCGTTAGCCGCAGTCGTAGTCAAAGCCCTTCTGAGAGTCAAACTCGaagccacagcagcagtgccagctcAGGAGAGAGTcaagacagcaagaaaaagaaaaagaagaaagagaagaagaagcacaagaaacacaaaaaacataAGAAGCATAAGAAACACACCGGAAATGAATCAGAATTGGAGAAAAgccaaaaacacaaacacaagaagaaaaaatcaaagaagaGCAAAGATAAAGAGAAAGATGACCAAAAAGTTAAATCTGTCACTATATAG